Part of the Neisseria leonii genome is shown below.
CGGGCGGATAAATCGGTTTTTATCGTCATATTCAATTCTCTTTTGTGTCAGGCCGGATGGTTCTGTCAATAAGAAAAGTGTTGGTTATAGAGGTTGACATCGTAAAAGCACAGGCTTACATTATTTTACCGAATAGCCGGAAAATGTTGAGATGGAAATTTAATCATGAACAAGAATTAAGCCACTTTCTCAGTTTACTATTAGGTATCAATCATCGTGTTTCCGAATCAGGTATTGTAGATGCCGCTAAGGATTATTTGGGCATTTACCAATTGAATAATCAGATATGTTTAAACTGGGAAATGACCTTAATGCTGAGTCGGGCAGGAGAATAAAATGTCTCAGCAAACCTTATTCACCTATGTCCTGACCTGTATCATCGCCGCCGCCACGCCGGGACCGGGCACAATGAGCGTAGTGGTTTATGCGGCTACCGCCGGTTGGCGCAAAACCCTGCCGGTGATTTTCGGTGTGCAGGCAGGTATGCTTGCCATGGCGTTATTGGCTTTGTCCGGCGTTACCGCCGCGCTGCTTGCCTCGCCGCAATGGTTTGCTGCATTGCAGTATTTCGGCGCGGCCTATATTGCCTGGTTGGGGGTGATGAGCCTTCTGGCCGCACGGCGGGCGGCGTATGTCGAATCTGCCGTGCAGGACAGGGGAGCTTGGCGCAATTTCCGCCACGGTATGACGGTAACGTTTGCCGGATCGAAAACCCTGCTCTTTTTTACCTCGTTTTTTCCCTTATTCATCGACCATACACAGGCAGTGCCGCCGCAAATGGCCGTACTGCTGTTTATTCTGCTGTTTTGTACTTTGGCGGTACATCTGATTTACTGTTTCTGTATGAATAAAATCAGCCGCATTTTCCGGCAATATAACCGGCAGTTTCACTTCGGGGTCGGTATGGTTTTTCTGCTGATGGCCGTTTATATGGCCGGGAATATTAAGTACGGCACCGGCGGCAGGAATTCAGACGGCCTCGCGGTAGTGGGTGTCGGGCAGGGCGGCGAGGCGTCCGGCGGCCTGCTCGGGAGTTAAGTCGCGCTGGGCTTCGGCCAGCATTTCGTAGCCGACCATAAATTTGCGTACGGTG
Proteins encoded:
- a CDS encoding LysE family translocator, coding for MSQQTLFTYVLTCIIAAATPGPGTMSVVVYAATAGWRKTLPVIFGVQAGMLAMALLALSGVTAALLASPQWFAALQYFGAAYIAWLGVMSLLAARRAAYVESAVQDRGAWRNFRHGMTVTFAGSKTLLFFTSFFPLFIDHTQAVPPQMAVLLFILLFCTLAVHLIYCFCMNKISRIFRQYNRQFHFGVGMVFLLMAVYMAGNIKYGTGGRNSDGLAVVGVGQGGEASGGLLGS